Proteins from a single region of Streptomyces sp. HUAS 15-9:
- the dnaE gene encoding DNA polymerase III subunit alpha, translating to MSKPPFTHLHVHTQYSLLDGAARLKDMFNACDEMGMTHIAMSDHGNLHGAYDFFHTAKKAGITPIIGIEAYVAPESRRNKRKIQWGQPHQKRDDVSGSGGYTHKTIWAANATGLHNLFRLSSDAYAEGWLQKWPRMDKETIAQWSEGLIASTGCPSGELQTRLRLGQYDEALKAAADYQDIFGKDRYFLELMDHGIDIEHRVRDGLLEIGKKLGIPPLVTNDSHYTYAHEAGAHDALLCIQTGKNLSDPDRFKFDGTGYYLKSTDEMYAIDSSDAWQEGCRNTLLVAEQIDTTGMFEKRDLMPKFDIPEGYSEVTWFQEEVRRGMERRFPGGIPEDRQKQADYEMDVIISMGFPGYFLVVADFIMWAKNNGIAVGPGRGSAAGSIVAYAMGITDLDPIPHGLIFERFLNPERISMPDVDIDFDERRRVEVIRYVTEKYGADKVAMIGTYGTIKAKNAIKDSARVLGYPYAMGDRITKAMPADVLGKGIPLSGITDSAHPRYSEAGEVRGMYENEPDVKKVIDTARGVEGLVRQMGVHAAGVIMSSETITEHVPVWVRHTDGVTITQWDYPSCESLGLLKMDFLGLRNLTIMDDAVKMVKANKGVDIDLLGLPLDDPTTFDLLQRGDTLGVFQFDGGPMRSLLRLMKPDNFEDISAVSALYRPGPMGMNSHTNYALRKNKQQEITPIHKELEEPLEEVLAVTYGLIVYQEQVQKAAQIIAGYSLGEADILRRVMGKKKPDELAKNFTIFQAGARKNGYSDEAIQALWDVLVPFAGYAFNKAHSAAYGLVSYWTAYLKANYPAEYMAALLTSVKDDKDKSAIYLNECRRMGIKVLPPNVNESVHNFAAQGDDVILFGLEAVRNVGTNVVESIIKSRKAKGKYASFPDYLDKVEAVACNKRTTESLIKAGAFDTMGHTRKGLTAQYEPMIDNVVAVKRKEAEGQFDLFGGMGEETSSEPGFGLDVVFGEDEWDKTYLLAQEREMLGLYVSDHPLFGLEHVLSDKADAGIAQLTGGEHADGAVVTIGGIISGLQRKMTKQGNAWAIATVEDLAGSIECMFFPATYQLISTQLVEDAVVFVKGRLDKREDVPRLVAMELMVPDLSNAGTNAPVILTIPATRVTPPMVSRLGEILSHHKGDSEVRIRLQGPRKTTVLRLDRHRVKPDPALFGDLKVLLGPSCLAG from the coding sequence GTGTCAAAGCCGCCCTTCACGCACCTGCACGTCCACACCCAGTACTCGCTGCTGGACGGTGCCGCGCGGCTCAAGGACATGTTCAACGCCTGCGACGAGATGGGCATGACGCACATCGCCATGTCCGACCACGGCAACCTCCACGGGGCGTACGACTTCTTCCACACCGCGAAGAAGGCCGGAATCACCCCGATCATCGGGATCGAGGCCTACGTCGCGCCCGAGTCCCGGCGCAACAAGCGCAAGATCCAGTGGGGCCAGCCGCACCAGAAGAGGGACGACGTCTCCGGTTCGGGTGGTTACACCCACAAGACGATCTGGGCGGCGAACGCGACGGGCCTGCACAACCTCTTCCGCCTCTCCTCGGACGCGTACGCCGAGGGCTGGCTGCAGAAGTGGCCCCGGATGGACAAGGAGACCATCGCCCAGTGGTCGGAGGGGCTCATCGCCTCCACCGGCTGCCCCTCGGGCGAGCTCCAGACCCGGCTGCGCCTCGGGCAGTACGACGAGGCCCTGAAGGCGGCCGCCGACTACCAGGACATCTTCGGCAAGGACCGCTACTTCCTGGAGCTGATGGACCACGGCATCGACATCGAGCACCGGGTCCGCGACGGCCTGCTGGAGATCGGCAAGAAGCTCGGCATCCCCCCGCTGGTCACCAACGACTCGCACTACACGTACGCGCACGAGGCGGGCGCCCACGACGCCCTGCTGTGCATCCAGACCGGCAAGAACCTCTCCGACCCCGACCGCTTCAAGTTCGACGGCACCGGCTACTACCTGAAGTCCACGGACGAGATGTACGCCATCGACTCCTCGGACGCCTGGCAGGAGGGCTGCCGCAACACGCTCCTGGTGGCCGAACAGATCGACACCACGGGCATGTTCGAGAAGCGCGACCTCATGCCCAAGTTCGACATCCCCGAGGGCTACAGCGAGGTCACCTGGTTCCAGGAGGAGGTCCGCCGTGGCATGGAGCGCCGCTTCCCCGGCGGCATCCCCGAGGACCGCCAGAAGCAGGCCGACTACGAGATGGACGTCATCATCTCGATGGGCTTCCCCGGCTACTTCCTCGTGGTCGCCGACTTCATCATGTGGGCCAAGAACAACGGCATCGCGGTCGGCCCCGGCCGAGGCTCCGCGGCCGGTTCGATCGTCGCCTACGCCATGGGCATCACCGACCTCGACCCGATCCCGCACGGTCTGATCTTCGAGCGGTTCCTCAACCCCGAGCGCATCTCGATGCCCGACGTCGACATCGACTTCGACGAGCGTCGGCGCGTCGAGGTCATCAGGTACGTGACCGAGAAATACGGCGCCGACAAGGTCGCCATGATCGGCACCTACGGCACCATCAAGGCCAAGAACGCGATCAAGGACTCCGCGCGCGTGCTCGGCTACCCGTACGCGATGGGCGACCGCATCACCAAGGCCATGCCCGCCGACGTCCTCGGCAAGGGCATCCCGCTGTCCGGCATCACCGACTCCGCCCACCCGCGCTACAGCGAGGCCGGCGAGGTCCGCGGGATGTACGAGAACGAGCCGGACGTGAAGAAGGTCATCGACACCGCGCGCGGTGTGGAGGGCCTGGTCCGGCAGATGGGCGTGCACGCCGCCGGCGTGATCATGTCCAGCGAGACCATCACCGAGCACGTCCCGGTGTGGGTGCGCCACACCGACGGCGTGACCATCACGCAGTGGGACTACCCGAGTTGTGAGTCGCTCGGCCTGCTGAAGATGGACTTCCTGGGCCTGCGCAACCTCACGATCATGGACGACGCGGTCAAGATGGTGAAGGCCAACAAGGGGGTCGACATCGACCTCCTGGGCCTCCCGCTGGACGACCCGACGACCTTCGATCTCCTCCAGCGCGGCGACACCCTCGGCGTGTTCCAGTTCGACGGCGGCCCCATGCGCTCGCTGCTGCGGCTGATGAAGCCCGACAACTTCGAAGACATCTCCGCCGTGTCGGCCCTGTACCGCCCCGGCCCGATGGGCATGAACTCCCATACGAACTACGCGCTGCGCAAGAACAAGCAGCAGGAGATCACGCCGATCCACAAGGAGCTGGAGGAGCCCCTCGAAGAGGTCCTGGCCGTCACCTACGGCCTGATCGTCTATCAGGAGCAGGTGCAGAAGGCCGCCCAGATCATCGCCGGGTACTCGCTCGGCGAGGCCGACATCCTCCGCCGCGTGATGGGCAAGAAGAAGCCCGACGAACTGGCGAAGAACTTCACCATCTTCCAGGCCGGTGCCCGTAAGAACGGCTACAGCGACGAGGCCATCCAGGCCCTGTGGGACGTGCTGGTCCCCTTCGCCGGGTACGCGTTCAACAAGGCCCACTCGGCCGCGTACGGCCTGGTCTCGTACTGGACCGCGTACCTCAAGGCGAACTACCCCGCCGAGTACATGGCCGCGCTCCTCACCTCCGTCAAGGACGACAAGGACAAGTCGGCGATCTACCTCAACGAGTGCCGCCGCATGGGCATCAAGGTGCTCCCGCCGAACGTCAACGAGTCGGTGCACAACTTCGCCGCCCAGGGCGACGACGTGATCCTCTTCGGCCTCGAAGCGGTGCGCAACGTCGGTACCAACGTGGTCGAGTCGATCATCAAGAGCCGCAAGGCGAAGGGCAAGTACGCCTCCTTCCCCGACTACCTCGACAAGGTCGAGGCGGTCGCGTGCAACAAGCGCACCACGGAATCCCTGATCAAGGCCGGCGCCTTCGACACCATGGGACACACCCGCAAGGGCCTCACCGCGCAGTACGAGCCGATGATCGACAACGTGGTCGCGGTCAAGCGCAAGGAGGCCGAGGGACAGTTCGACCTCTTCGGCGGGATGGGCGAGGAGACCAGCAGCGAGCCCGGCTTCGGACTCGACGTCGTCTTCGGCGAGGACGAGTGGGACAAGACCTATCTGCTCGCCCAGGAGCGGGAGATGCTCGGTCTGTACGTCTCCGACCACCCGCTCTTCGGCCTGGAGCACGTGCTGTCCGACAAGGCCGACGCGGGCATCGCCCAGCTCACCGGAGGTGAGCACGCGGACGGCGCGGTCGTCACCATCGGCGGCATCATCTCGGGCCTGCAGCGCAAGATGACCAAGCAGGGCAACGCCTGGGCGATCGCCACGGTGGAGGACCTCGCCGGTTCCATCGAGTGCATGTTCTTCCCGGCGACGTACCAGCTCATCTCGACCCAACTCGTCGAGGACGCGGTCGTGTTCGTCAAGGGCCGGCTCGACAAGCGGGAGGACGTGCCGCGGCTCGTCGCGATGGAGCTGATGGTCCCGGACCTGTCCAACGCGGGCACCAACGCCCCCGTGATCCTGACCATCCCGGCCACCAGGGTCACCCCGCCCATGGTCAGCCGCCTCGGTGAGATCCTCAGCCACCACAAGGGCGACAGCGAGGTCCGCATCAGGCTCCAGGGCCCGCGCAAGACGACGGTCCTGCGCCTCGACCGGCACCGTGTGAAGCCCGATCCGGCCCTGTTCGGAGACCTGAAGGTGCTGCTCGGCCCGTCCTGCCTGGCGGGCTGA
- a CDS encoding DUF2252 domain-containing protein produces MSVPQLNDEQRGEEILAVFDTAFGQLLAADPAAFRVKFRKMAASAFAFYRGTAALFYHDLDAEKRGGPYLDERTSRVWIHGDLHAENFGTYMDSNGRLVFNVNDFDEAYVGPFTWDLKRFAASVALIGYAKALSDEQITELVQVYAGAYRERVHALATGAKSDEVPPFTLDTAQGPLLDALRDARSLTRFGLLDSMTEIRDFERRFAPGGGSIELDAATRYKVLAAFDGYLETLPETSLARPDSYRVKDVVGRRGIGIGSAGLPSYNILLEGHSDALENDVVIYIKQAQTPAVSRHITDPAIAEYFQHEGHRTVISQRALQAHADPWLGWTELDGAGQLVAEVSPYAVDVDWGDIDDPEEIAAVVADLGRATATMHAAADDTSGESLVPFSTERAIDAAIAADEEGFAGLLSDFAHSYGARARADHQIFVDLFRNGRIPGL; encoded by the coding sequence ATGTCGGTACCCCAGCTCAACGACGAGCAGCGCGGCGAGGAGATCCTCGCCGTCTTCGACACCGCCTTCGGCCAGCTCCTGGCCGCCGACCCGGCCGCGTTCCGCGTGAAGTTCCGGAAGATGGCGGCCTCGGCCTTCGCGTTCTACCGGGGCACGGCGGCCCTCTTCTACCACGACCTCGACGCCGAGAAGCGCGGCGGCCCGTACCTGGACGAGCGCACCTCGCGCGTGTGGATCCACGGCGACCTGCACGCGGAGAACTTCGGCACGTACATGGACTCGAACGGCCGTCTGGTCTTCAACGTCAACGACTTCGACGAGGCGTACGTCGGCCCCTTCACCTGGGACCTGAAGCGCTTCGCCGCCTCCGTCGCGCTGATCGGCTACGCGAAGGCGCTCAGCGACGAGCAGATCACCGAGCTGGTGCAGGTGTACGCGGGCGCGTACCGCGAGCGCGTCCACGCGCTGGCGACCGGCGCCAAGAGCGACGAGGTGCCGCCGTTCACCCTGGACACCGCGCAGGGTCCCCTCCTCGACGCGCTGCGTGACGCCCGCTCGCTGACCCGCTTCGGGCTGCTGGACTCGATGACCGAGATCCGCGACTTCGAGCGCCGCTTCGCGCCGGGCGGCGGCTCCATCGAGCTGGACGCGGCCACCCGCTACAAGGTGCTGGCCGCCTTCGACGGCTATCTGGAGACGCTGCCGGAGACCTCCCTGGCCCGCCCGGACTCGTACCGGGTCAAGGACGTCGTGGGCCGCCGCGGCATCGGCATCGGCTCGGCCGGCCTGCCGTCGTACAACATCCTCCTGGAGGGTCACAGCGACGCCCTGGAGAACGACGTCGTGATCTACATCAAGCAGGCCCAGACGCCGGCCGTCTCCCGGCACATCACGGACCCGGCGATCGCGGAGTACTTCCAGCACGAGGGCCACCGCACGGTGATCTCGCAGCGCGCCCTGCAGGCGCACGCGGACCCGTGGCTCGGCTGGACCGAGCTGGACGGCGCGGGCCAGCTGGTCGCCGAGGTCTCGCCGTACGCCGTGGACGTGGACTGGGGCGACATCGACGACCCGGAGGAGATCGCGGCCGTGGTCGCCGATCTGGGCCGGGCCACCGCCACCATGCACGCGGCGGCGGACGACACCTCCGGCGAGTCCCTGGTGCCGTTCTCCACGGAGCGGGCCATCGACGCGGCGATCGCGGCCGACGAGGAGGGCTTCGCGGGCCTGCTGTCGGACTTCGCGCACAGTTACGGCGCACGCGCGCGTGCCGACCATCAGATCTTCGTGGACCTGTTCCGCAACGGCCGGATTCCGGGGCTGTAA
- a CDS encoding DsbA family protein codes for MSKRNSQAAKNAARERLRQEREKQAKRAKVKRQVIVACSVVAVMAAAGGIGYAVVQANKPSYWEGMKDAKVVAPANATGTNGTTVVIGKDTAKKTLKVYEDPRCPVCASFEQAVSSTVKKDVDGGKYKLQFISGTFLDTHDNGEGSKNALSALGAALNVSPEAFLEYKTAMYSAKWHPEETTDTFKDDSYLIKVADTVPALKGNAKFQDAVKKGTYDAWAMAMSKTFDDNKDGVTGTPTFVMDGKKLTTSDPNQPWTVAEFNSAVDAALKG; via the coding sequence ATGAGCAAGCGGAACAGCCAGGCGGCGAAGAATGCGGCCCGGGAGCGGCTGCGTCAGGAGCGCGAGAAGCAGGCCAAGCGCGCCAAGGTCAAGCGGCAGGTCATCGTGGCCTGCTCGGTGGTGGCCGTCATGGCCGCGGCGGGCGGCATCGGCTACGCCGTCGTCCAGGCCAACAAGCCCAGCTACTGGGAGGGCATGAAGGACGCCAAGGTCGTCGCCCCGGCCAACGCCACGGGCACGAACGGCACCACGGTCGTCATCGGCAAGGACACCGCCAAGAAGACCCTCAAGGTCTACGAGGACCCGCGCTGCCCGGTGTGTGCCTCGTTCGAGCAGGCCGTCAGTTCGACCGTGAAGAAGGACGTCGACGGCGGCAAGTACAAGCTCCAGTTCATCAGCGGCACGTTCCTCGACACGCACGACAACGGCGAGGGTTCCAAGAACGCGCTCAGCGCACTGGGTGCCGCGCTCAACGTCAGCCCCGAGGCGTTCCTCGAGTACAAGACCGCGATGTACTCCGCGAAGTGGCACCCGGAAGAGACGACCGACACGTTCAAGGACGACAGCTACCTCATCAAGGTCGCCGACACCGTGCCCGCGCTGAAGGGCAACGCAAAGTTCCAGGACGCGGTCAAGAAGGGCACCTACGACGCCTGGGCGATGGCCATGTCGAAGACCTTCGACGACAACAAGGACGGCGTGACGGGCACCCCGACCTTCGTCATGGACGGCAAGAAGCTCACGACCTCGGACCCCAACCAGCCCTGGACAGTGGCCGAGTTCAACTCGGCGGTGGACGCGGCTCTGAAGGGCTGA
- a CDS encoding alkaline phosphatase D family protein: MTSPYKPSEAAKRLNSLSPRRRTVVKAAAATAVLAGPLAAALPARAADQAPAFLHGVASGDPLPDGILLWTRVTPTADAVPGSGIGPDTEVSWVVATDKSLTNIVAKGSTTATAASDHTVKADIRGLAPATDYWFRFSAGGTDSPVARTRTAPAADAAVPGLRFGVVSCANWEAGYFSSYRHLAARSDLDAWLHLGDYIYEYGTGEYGTRGTVVRQHAPTHEILTLADYRTRHGKYKTDPDLQALHAKAPVVAIWDDHEFANDSWSGGAENHTEGAEGAWSARQAAAKQAYFEWMPVRPAIAGTTYRRLRFGKLVDLSLLDLRSFRSQQVKVGNGSVDDPDRTITGRAQLDWLKAGLKASDTTWRLVGNSVMISPFSFGSLSADLLKPLAKLLGLPQEGIAANTDQWDGYTDDRRELLAHLRSNAIRNTVFLTGDIHMAWANDVPVDAGTYPLSASAATEFVVTSVTSDNLDDILKVSEGSVSTVASPIIRAANRHVHWVDTDRHGYGVLDITADRAQMDYYVLSDRTNADATSSWARSYRTRTGTQKVERTYDPV, translated from the coding sequence GTGACTAGTCCATACAAGCCATCCGAGGCAGCCAAGCGCCTCAACTCGCTCTCGCCCCGCCGCCGTACGGTCGTCAAGGCCGCGGCGGCGACCGCTGTCCTGGCCGGACCGCTCGCCGCCGCGCTGCCGGCGCGCGCCGCCGACCAGGCCCCCGCCTTCCTGCACGGTGTCGCCTCCGGTGACCCGCTGCCCGACGGCATCCTGCTGTGGACCCGTGTGACCCCCACCGCCGACGCGGTACCCGGCTCCGGGATCGGCCCGGACACCGAGGTGAGCTGGGTCGTCGCCACGGACAAGTCGCTGACGAACATCGTCGCCAAGGGGTCCACCACCGCGACCGCCGCCTCCGACCACACGGTAAAGGCCGACATCCGCGGCCTCGCCCCGGCCACCGACTACTGGTTCCGCTTCTCGGCAGGCGGTACCGACTCCCCGGTGGCGCGTACCCGCACCGCGCCGGCGGCGGACGCGGCCGTGCCGGGCCTGCGCTTCGGTGTGGTCTCCTGCGCCAACTGGGAGGCGGGCTACTTCTCCTCCTACCGCCACCTCGCGGCCCGCAGCGACCTGGACGCCTGGCTCCACCTCGGCGACTACATCTACGAGTACGGCACCGGCGAGTACGGCACGCGCGGCACCGTCGTGCGGCAGCACGCGCCCACCCACGAGATCCTCACGCTCGCCGACTACCGCACCCGGCACGGCAAGTACAAGACCGACCCGGACCTACAGGCCCTGCACGCCAAGGCGCCGGTCGTGGCGATCTGGGACGACCACGAGTTCGCCAACGACTCCTGGTCCGGCGGCGCCGAGAACCACACCGAGGGCGCCGAGGGCGCCTGGAGTGCCCGTCAGGCGGCGGCCAAGCAGGCCTACTTCGAGTGGATGCCGGTCCGCCCGGCGATCGCGGGCACCACCTACCGCCGACTGCGCTTCGGCAAGCTCGTCGACCTCTCGCTGCTGGACCTGCGGTCCTTCCGCTCCCAGCAGGTCAAGGTCGGCAACGGCTCGGTCGACGACCCCGACCGCACCATCACGGGCCGCGCGCAGCTCGACTGGCTGAAGGCCGGCCTGAAGGCCTCCGACACCACCTGGCGGCTGGTCGGCAACTCCGTGATGATCTCGCCGTTCTCCTTCGGCTCCCTCTCCGCCGATCTGCTCAAGCCGCTGGCCAAGCTGCTCGGGCTGCCGCAGGAGGGCATCGCCGCCAACACCGACCAGTGGGACGGCTACACCGACGACCGCCGCGAGCTGCTGGCCCACCTGCGCTCCAACGCCATCCGCAACACCGTCTTCCTGACCGGTGACATCCACATGGCGTGGGCCAACGACGTGCCGGTGGACGCGGGCACCTACCCGCTGTCGGCCTCGGCCGCCACGGAGTTCGTGGTCACCTCGGTGACCTCCGACAACCTCGACGACATCCTCAAGGTCTCCGAGGGCTCCGTCTCCACGGTCGCCTCGCCGATCATCCGTGCCGCCAACCGGCACGTCCACTGGGTCGACACCGACCGCCACGGCTACGGCGTCCTGGACATCACCGCCGACCGCGCGCAGATGGACTACTACGTCCTGTCCGACCGCACCAATGCCGACGCCACCTCGTCCTGGGCGCGTTCGTACCGAACGCGCACCGGCACGCAGAAGGTCGAGCGGACCTACGACCCGGTGTAA